The proteins below come from a single Saccharophagus degradans 2-40 genomic window:
- a CDS encoding ATP-dependent zinc protease family protein: MLKVIGFIGLIVCLSACALQTGEHNRVVQQELGAQSELILKQQETIEQQQQQLKRLGESQQQLSLMLTGVSEQLDSLHEITVYQAAGVPLPSEVLADLPVGEQQESDAEGESLNGVASADKLVLGRNEWVWVDLLSKHFKARIDTGSSSSTFSADNVQPFERNGERWVSFTLPQDESNTKYETRLVRFTKIRQVGSDELERRAVVKLVIRMGDLVEETEFTLTNREKMLYPITLGRSFLRDIVVVDVARKFTQPRFQSASSTEQE, encoded by the coding sequence GTGCTTAAAGTTATAGGTTTCATTGGGTTGATCGTGTGTTTATCTGCTTGTGCGCTGCAAACTGGCGAGCACAATCGCGTGGTGCAGCAGGAATTAGGTGCGCAGTCTGAATTAATACTCAAGCAGCAAGAAACAATCGAGCAACAACAACAGCAGCTGAAGCGATTAGGTGAGAGTCAGCAGCAATTGTCGCTCATGCTAACCGGCGTGAGTGAGCAGCTGGATTCATTGCATGAAATAACGGTTTACCAAGCGGCTGGTGTGCCACTGCCCAGTGAGGTGTTGGCTGACTTGCCTGTGGGTGAGCAACAGGAATCCGATGCAGAAGGCGAATCGCTAAATGGCGTGGCTAGTGCCGATAAACTGGTATTGGGGCGCAATGAGTGGGTGTGGGTAGATTTACTCAGCAAACATTTTAAGGCGCGCATCGACACAGGGTCTAGCTCGTCTACATTTAGTGCAGATAACGTCCAGCCCTTTGAGCGCAACGGCGAGCGCTGGGTTAGTTTTACGCTGCCGCAAGATGAAAGTAATACTAAATACGAGACGCGCTTGGTGCGCTTTACCAAAATTCGGCAGGTGGGCTCCGATGAGCTAGAGCGCCGAGCGGTCGTTAAACTGGTTATTCGCATGGGCGATCTTGTTGAAGAAACAGAGTTCACCCTGACTAACCGCGAGAAAATGCTTTACCCCATTACTCTCGGGCGCTCGTTTTTGCGCGATATAGTGGTGGTAGATGTCGCTCGCAAATTTACCCAGCCCCGTTTCCAATCCGCTAGCTCGACCGAGCAGGAGTAG
- the mltB gene encoding lytic murein transglycosylase B → MFSTLKKVFSTTALAAVITASPLALADYSEHPEAKAFIAKMVNEYGLSEKEVVRILKDANKQQSILDAIARPAEKTKPWFEYRNIFLGESRITQGVEFWAENADTLAKASKEFGVPEQIIVAIIGVETRYGRHAGSYRVIDALTTLGFDYPPRSTFFAKELENFLLLTTEQKQNPLALKGSYAGAMGYGQFMPSSYRAYAVDFDGDKKADIWNNPKDAIGSVANYFRAHKWQTGEPVMVRARIAEGYDESILDSRSRPSLTATEVAAKGFTPVDVEIPGDTKVMPIAYDGEKGKEYWLGYDNFYVITRYNRSHMYARAVWELSEEILYRHNSPAPASVATP, encoded by the coding sequence ATGTTTTCGACTTTAAAAAAAGTATTCTCCACTACCGCTTTAGCGGCAGTGATTACTGCAAGCCCGCTCGCGCTAGCAGATTATTCCGAGCACCCAGAAGCTAAAGCATTTATTGCCAAAATGGTAAATGAATACGGCTTGAGCGAAAAAGAAGTGGTGCGCATTTTAAAAGATGCCAACAAGCAGCAATCTATTTTGGATGCTATTGCGCGCCCAGCGGAAAAAACCAAACCTTGGTTTGAGTACCGCAATATATTTTTGGGTGAATCTCGAATAACTCAAGGCGTAGAGTTTTGGGCCGAAAACGCCGATACCCTTGCCAAAGCCAGTAAAGAGTTTGGTGTGCCCGAGCAAATTATTGTGGCTATTATTGGTGTTGAAACACGCTACGGGCGCCACGCTGGTAGTTATCGTGTAATAGACGCTCTTACTACCTTGGGGTTTGATTACCCACCGCGGTCCACCTTTTTTGCCAAAGAGCTCGAAAACTTCTTATTGTTGACCACCGAGCAAAAACAAAACCCGCTAGCGCTAAAAGGCTCTTACGCGGGGGCAATGGGCTACGGCCAGTTTATGCCAAGCAGCTATCGCGCTTACGCAGTAGATTTTGATGGCGATAAAAAAGCCGATATTTGGAACAACCCCAAAGACGCCATTGGCAGCGTGGCCAACTACTTTCGCGCCCACAAATGGCAAACCGGCGAGCCGGTTATGGTTAGGGCGCGCATTGCTGAGGGCTACGACGAGTCTATATTAGATTCGCGCTCACGGCCGTCGCTTACAGCAACCGAAGTGGCCGCAAAAGGCTTTACGCCTGTCGATGTAGAAATACCTGGCGATACCAAGGTGATGCCCATTGCTTACGACGGCGAAAAGGGCAAAGAATATTGGCTGGGTTACGATAACTTTTACGTTATTACTCGCTACAATCGCAGCCATATGTACGCGCGCGCAGTGTGGGAGCTGAGTGAAGAGATTTTATATCGCCATAACAGCCCAGCGCCCGCCTCGGTGGCCACACCTTAA
- a CDS encoding alpha-L-glutamate ligase-like protein — protein sequence MLAKLANKLIDGIPFVRNMAAVQLHRKGILGMNRRNAQYISPNNARYLFPLVDDKLQTKKLAIENGVNVPTLLGVVDNQHDVSMLSELVGGLDSFCIKPAKGSGGKGILIIARREGDQFFRSNGQPISMSDIERHVSNILAGLFSLGGATDVAMMESLIVVEPEFKNYSYEGVPDIRVIVFRGVPVMAMMRLSCAASHGKANLHQGAVGVGIDMATGNAVNAVQRDKPVKYHPDTEQDLMQLNIPHWHQLLELACECADMTGLGYLGVDLVIDANMGPVLLELNARPGLSIQIANSAGLVPRLKAVEGLSRPERMSIKRRVEFAGKHFSAKPLL from the coding sequence ATGCTTGCGAAGCTGGCCAACAAATTAATAGATGGCATTCCGTTTGTGCGGAATATGGCCGCGGTGCAATTGCACCGCAAAGGTATATTGGGCATGAATAGACGCAATGCCCAATACATAAGCCCCAACAACGCCCGCTACTTATTCCCGCTTGTAGATGACAAGCTACAAACGAAAAAGCTCGCCATAGAAAACGGGGTGAATGTACCCACCTTGCTTGGGGTGGTAGATAACCAGCACGATGTAAGCATGTTGAGCGAACTAGTAGGGGGCTTAGATAGTTTTTGTATCAAGCCGGCTAAAGGTTCGGGCGGTAAAGGTATACTTATTATTGCGCGGCGTGAGGGCGATCAGTTTTTCCGCTCCAATGGTCAGCCTATTTCTATGAGCGACATAGAGCGTCACGTATCCAATATTTTGGCGGGGTTGTTCTCGCTGGGTGGGGCAACCGATGTGGCGATGATGGAATCGCTAATTGTGGTAGAGCCAGAATTTAAAAATTACAGCTACGAGGGTGTGCCCGATATTCGCGTGATTGTATTTCGCGGTGTACCGGTTATGGCCATGATGCGCTTGTCGTGCGCGGCGTCCCACGGCAAGGCCAATTTGCACCAAGGCGCTGTAGGTGTGGGTATCGATATGGCCACCGGCAACGCTGTAAACGCAGTGCAGCGCGACAAACCGGTAAAGTACCACCCCGATACCGAACAAGATTTAATGCAATTAAATATTCCCCACTGGCATCAACTTTTAGAGCTGGCCTGCGAGTGTGCCGATATGACAGGGTTAGGCTATTTGGGGGTGGATTTAGTTATCGACGCCAATATGGGCCCAGTGCTTTTGGAGCTGAATGCTCGACCGGGCCTCTCCATTCAGATAGCAAATAGCGCGGGTTTAGTGCCGCGCCTAAAGGCTGTAGAGGGGCTTTCTCGGCCAGAGCGAATGAGTATAAAACGGCGAGTGGAATTCGCAGGTAAGCATTTTTCGGCTAAACCTCTGCTTTAG
- a CDS encoding glutamate-5-semialdehyde dehydrogenase produces MTVQDYMLTLGKQARAASRQMASADTGKKNAALLAIADAINSARDTIAAENARDMEAGRANGLDAALLDRLELTPERIDGMIEGLNQVAALPDPCGEITDLKYRPSGIQLGKKRTPLGVVGIIYESRPNVTVDAASLCLKSGNAAILRGGSEAIHSNKAVAVCIAAGLKAAGLPETAVQVVETTDRAAVGELITMTKYVDVVVPRGGKSLIERISADARVSVIKHLDGICHVYVDKTANLDKAFNIVINSKTHRYGVCNAMETMLVDEAIAADFLPRAAKEFAARGVELRGCEKTVALLTASDIPVVAALEEDWDTEYLAPILSIKLVANMDEAIEHINNHGSHHTDALVSENYTLARKFLTEVDSSSVMINASTRFADGFEYGLGAEIGISTDKIHARGPVGLEGLTSQKWIVFGDGHIRN; encoded by the coding sequence ATGACTGTACAAGATTATATGCTTACGTTGGGCAAGCAGGCTCGCGCCGCTTCCCGTCAAATGGCTTCTGCCGATACCGGCAAGAAAAATGCTGCGCTATTGGCTATTGCCGATGCGATTAACAGCGCCCGCGATACCATTGCCGCTGAAAATGCGCGTGATATGGAAGCCGGTCGCGCAAATGGCCTAGATGCCGCGCTACTGGATCGCCTTGAGTTAACGCCCGAGCGCATCGACGGCATGATTGAAGGCCTGAATCAGGTTGCCGCGCTGCCAGACCCCTGCGGTGAAATCACCGATTTAAAATACCGTCCCTCTGGTATTCAGCTAGGCAAAAAGCGCACGCCGCTTGGTGTGGTGGGCATTATTTACGAATCGCGTCCTAACGTAACCGTAGATGCCGCCAGCCTATGTTTGAAATCTGGCAACGCTGCAATATTGCGCGGCGGCAGTGAGGCGATCCACTCCAATAAAGCTGTGGCCGTATGCATAGCCGCGGGCCTTAAGGCCGCGGGCTTACCCGAAACAGCCGTGCAAGTGGTAGAAACCACAGACCGCGCGGCAGTGGGTGAGTTAATCACTATGACCAAGTATGTAGATGTGGTGGTGCCACGCGGCGGCAAGAGTCTTATCGAACGCATATCTGCCGATGCGCGCGTAAGTGTTATTAAGCACTTAGATGGCATTTGCCACGTGTATGTGGATAAAACCGCAAATTTAGACAAAGCGTTTAATATTGTAATTAACAGTAAAACCCACCGTTACGGTGTGTGCAACGCAATGGAAACCATGCTGGTAGACGAAGCTATAGCCGCAGACTTTTTACCTCGGGCGGCAAAAGAATTCGCGGCACGCGGTGTGGAGTTACGGGGTTGTGAAAAAACCGTGGCCCTGTTAACCGCCAGTGATATTCCTGTTGTTGCAGCGCTTGAAGAAGACTGGGATACCGAATACCTCGCTCCCATTTTGTCTATTAAGCTTGTGGCAAATATGGATGAGGCTATTGAGCATATTAATAACCACGGTTCTCATCACACCGATGCACTGGTTAGTGAAAACTATACCCTTGCGCGCAAATTCTTAACCGAAGTGGATTCCAGCTCGGTAATGATTAATGCATCCACTCGTTTTGCCGATGGCTTTGAATACGGGTTGGGCGCAGAAATTGGTATTTCTACCGATAAAATACACGCGCGCGGCCCTGTGGGCTTAGAGGGTTTAACCTCGCAAAAATGGATTGTGTTTGGCGACGGTCACATTCGCAACTAA
- the rsfS gene encoding ribosome silencing factor: protein MQNTQLAKLINDALEDLKGQDITVLDVTSLSNVMDTLIIVTGTSNRHVKSLANNVVVDTKANGHQPIGVEGLDGGEWVLVDYGDTVVHIMLQQTRDFYELEKLWSTAPAGRQTP from the coding sequence ATGCAAAACACGCAGCTTGCCAAATTAATAAACGATGCGCTGGAAGACTTAAAAGGCCAAGACATTACCGTACTGGATGTAACCAGTTTGAGTAATGTGATGGATACATTGATCATTGTGACGGGTACATCCAACCGCCACGTAAAATCGCTTGCTAATAACGTAGTTGTTGATACCAAAGCGAACGGACACCAGCCAATTGGTGTCGAAGGGCTAGACGGTGGCGAGTGGGTGCTAGTCGATTACGGCGATACCGTTGTGCATATTATGTTGCAACAAACGCGCGATTTTTATGAGCTTGAAAAACTTTGGTCAACCGCACCTGCGGGTCGCCAAACCCCTTAG
- a CDS encoding inactive transglutaminase family protein, with amino-acid sequence MVAAKRSRTPFYLLILVLVAAGVGLTWHRHVAFDVPWLPGEKKRIWSVEAKVEFTAVGDPVKLSLAVPQKQPGFEVLGEHTASPGYGLAFVDTPSGRRAEWSIRRATGKQTLYYRVDMLEKKFTGLNGDEHLVVPPPLATHTLGDGPHRTAAQNILQQARSRSADAYTLARELIQEFKIQPQSAQFLLQKQSRSRWLVELLAQAGVPAREVYVLDLEDGRRNQTLNTYLQVFDKQEYQLFDPRTGRQGRRDNQIMWEYQSGALLDLIGGRGSSVHFSILEQEVPITQLLQREQSVTPAFLDFSIHSLPLEEQTLFKSILLIPVGVLLVVFMRIFIGLKTSGTFMPVLIAIAFIQTSLVVGLVGFLLVLSIGLIIRSYLSKLNLLLVARISAVIISVIIIIASFSVLAFMIGLSEGLKITFFPMIILSWTIERMSILWEEEGPKQVLVQGGGSLFVALLAYGLMVNDVVRHITFNFIGLQLIFMALVLILGSYTGYRLFELRRFKPLLARDNTPSSDA; translated from the coding sequence ATGGTTGCCGCTAAGCGCAGTCGTACCCCGTTCTATTTGTTGATTTTAGTTTTGGTTGCCGCTGGTGTTGGACTTACATGGCACCGCCACGTTGCGTTTGATGTGCCTTGGCTGCCAGGTGAAAAAAAGCGCATTTGGTCGGTAGAGGCCAAAGTGGAATTTACTGCTGTTGGTGACCCTGTAAAACTCTCGCTTGCAGTACCGCAAAAGCAGCCAGGTTTTGAAGTGCTTGGCGAGCACACTGCCAGCCCAGGTTACGGGTTGGCGTTTGTAGATACGCCCAGCGGCAGACGGGCAGAGTGGTCTATACGCCGAGCTACGGGCAAGCAAACCCTTTACTACCGCGTGGATATGCTCGAAAAGAAATTCACTGGGTTAAATGGCGATGAGCACTTGGTAGTGCCCCCCCCTTTGGCTACCCATACACTGGGTGATGGCCCACACCGCACCGCGGCGCAAAACATATTACAGCAGGCGCGTTCGCGCTCGGCGGATGCCTACACACTGGCGCGCGAGCTTATCCAAGAGTTTAAAATTCAGCCGCAATCCGCACAGTTTTTACTGCAAAAGCAATCGCGCAGCCGCTGGTTAGTAGAGCTATTGGCCCAAGCTGGGGTGCCTGCACGCGAAGTGTATGTGCTCGATTTAGAAGACGGCCGCCGCAATCAAACCCTTAATACTTACCTACAGGTGTTCGATAAACAAGAGTACCAACTTTTTGATCCGCGCACCGGCAGGCAGGGTCGGCGCGATAACCAAATAATGTGGGAATACCAGTCCGGTGCGCTGCTCGACTTAATTGGCGGCCGCGGCTCGAGCGTACATTTCTCTATTCTCGAGCAAGAGGTGCCCATCACCCAGTTGCTGCAGCGCGAGCAAAGTGTAACGCCGGCATTCCTCGATTTTTCTATCCACAGCTTGCCGCTTGAAGAGCAAACCCTGTTTAAGAGTATCCTGCTTATTCCTGTGGGGGTATTGCTGGTGGTGTTTATGCGGATTTTTATCGGCTTAAAAACCTCTGGTACCTTTATGCCTGTGCTAATCGCCATTGCGTTTATACAAACTAGCTTGGTGGTTGGTTTGGTGGGTTTTTTGTTGGTGTTGTCGATTGGTTTAATTATTCGTAGCTATCTTTCTAAGCTTAACTTGCTGTTGGTTGCCCGTATTTCTGCGGTAATTATTTCGGTCATTATTATTATTGCGTCTTTCTCTGTGCTGGCCTTTATGATTGGCTTGAGCGAAGGCTTAAAAATCACCTTCTTCCCCATGATTATTCTTAGCTGGACCATCGAACGCATGTCGATTTTGTGGGAAGAGGAAGGCCCCAAACAAGTACTGGTGCAGGGCGGTGGTTCGCTGTTTGTAGCTCTGTTAGCCTACGGCTTGATGGTGAATGACGTGGTGCGTCATATCACCTTTAACTTTATTGGGCTGCAGTTAATCTTTATGGCGTTGGTACTAATACTAGGTAGCTACACCGGCTATCGCTTATTTGAGTTGCGCCGCTTTAAGCCATTACTAGCGCGCGATAACACGCCATCGAGCGACGCCTAA
- the rodA gene encoding rod shape-determining protein RodA gives MSQKQDFVRRIPDSAHHFGRPTGLWQRIHVDPLLLIILLVLCCFGLLVLYSGGGQSEHIVKRQLIVFGVAYSVMFVVAQLDLQMLRRWAPWLYVAGVGLLVLVFFFGVGAKGAQRWLSLGFIRFQPSEVLKLGVPIAVAAFFSSKVLPPKFLHILVCLGIISVPFVLILKQPDLGTSILIAASGLIVLFLAGLQWRYIIGCVFLIVASAWPMWTYVMKDYQKQRVLTLFNPEADKLGAGWNSIQAKIAIGSGGVDGKGWLHGTQSQLDFLPESHTDFIIAVLAEEFGLLGVLFLLSIYLLLIARGLFIAASSQNMFSRLLAGSITLTFFVYVFVNIGMVSGMLPVVGVPLPLVSYGGTSIVTLMAGFGLLMAIATEKRKPS, from the coding sequence ATGAGTCAAAAGCAGGATTTCGTTCGTCGTATCCCTGATTCAGCCCACCACTTTGGCCGCCCTACGGGGCTGTGGCAGCGCATTCACGTAGACCCGCTACTGCTTATTATTTTACTAGTGCTGTGCTGCTTTGGCTTATTAGTGCTGTACAGCGGTGGCGGTCAAAGCGAGCATATTGTTAAGCGTCAGTTAATAGTGTTTGGCGTAGCCTACTCAGTAATGTTTGTTGTGGCGCAACTAGACTTGCAAATGTTGCGGCGCTGGGCGCCGTGGTTATATGTGGCGGGTGTGGGGCTGTTAGTGCTGGTGTTCTTTTTTGGTGTAGGTGCCAAAGGGGCGCAGCGCTGGTTGAGCTTGGGCTTTATTCGGTTTCAACCCTCAGAAGTTTTAAAGCTGGGCGTGCCAATAGCAGTGGCTGCGTTTTTTAGCTCTAAGGTTTTGCCGCCCAAGTTTTTACATATTTTAGTGTGCTTGGGTATTATATCTGTGCCTTTTGTACTTATTTTAAAACAGCCCGATTTAGGCACCTCAATATTAATTGCTGCTTCTGGGTTAATTGTTTTATTTTTGGCCGGCTTGCAGTGGCGTTACATTATTGGCTGTGTGTTTTTGATTGTAGCCAGTGCGTGGCCAATGTGGACCTATGTAATGAAGGATTACCAAAAGCAGCGAGTACTTACGCTGTTTAACCCAGAGGCCGATAAGCTCGGGGCCGGTTGGAATTCTATTCAAGCAAAAATTGCTATAGGTTCTGGTGGTGTTGATGGTAAAGGCTGGCTGCACGGCACTCAGTCGCAGTTAGACTTTTTACCCGAAAGCCACACCGATTTTATTATCGCTGTGTTAGCCGAAGAGTTCGGTTTACTTGGCGTTTTATTTTTATTAAGCATATATTTGCTGTTGATAGCGCGCGGCTTATTTATTGCGGCTAGTTCACAAAATATGTTTAGCCGTTTATTGGCGGGGAGTATTACGTTAACTTTTTTTGTCTACGTATTTGTTAACATCGGAATGGTATCGGGTATGTTGCCGGTTGTGGGCGTACCATTGCCCCTTGTGAGTTATGGTGGTACATCCATTGTTACTCTTATGGCAGGTTTCGGACTGCTAATGGCAATAGCCACCGAAAAGCGTAAACCCAGTTAA
- the mrdA gene encoding penicillin-binding protein 2, producing the protein MSWAAKDLHRFKDHHNEARVFGGRVFVALFFVLVLFGVLIARFYSLQVVQYQDYATRSDLNRIQVRPVPPNRGLILDRNGEILALNSPSFTLSLVKERIKNLEETLAQIDALVPISDSDRESFYKLLKQRRRPYEPTPLRYNLTEEEIARIAVNEYQLNGVEIQAQLVRQYPKGEVFVHAVGYVGRINERELSRFTQEEYELYTGTHSIGKTGLERQYEMELLGRVGSENIETNALGRVLKVLDRTDPEPGKDLQLFLDSKVQQTALEQLGDQRGAVVAIDIETGGILALVSTPSYDPNLFVTGISYKDYNALNQSKDLPLFNRAIQGQYPPGSTVKPMLGLGGLESKIVNFRTTIFDPGFYQLENDERFYREWKKGGHGSRVDLREAIVESCDIYFYDLSFRMGVDKMHAFGLNFGLGSRTGLDIPSERPGNWPSRAWKKGYRGVSWYPGDSLNMSIGQGDVLATPLQLAVMTATLATRGTLIKPRLVKQIGDTPTEKEILGVLEADSANWDYVLEAMEGVVHDRNHGTARAISRNLSYRIAGKTGTAQKVGIAQDAEYESDKISARNRDHALFVGFAPADNPKIAVAAIVENGESSGIPAAIVKEVMNAYLLPMEGE; encoded by the coding sequence ATGAGCTGGGCAGCTAAAGACCTGCACCGATTTAAAGATCACCACAACGAGGCTAGGGTATTTGGCGGCCGCGTATTTGTGGCGCTTTTTTTCGTGCTGGTTTTATTTGGGGTGCTTATTGCGCGCTTTTACAGCCTGCAGGTTGTGCAGTATCAAGATTACGCCACCCGCTCCGATTTAAACCGCATTCAAGTTCGCCCAGTACCGCCCAATCGCGGTTTAATTCTCGATCGCAACGGCGAAATTCTTGCCCTTAACTCTCCTAGTTTTACCTTATCGCTGGTAAAAGAGCGCATTAAAAACCTGGAAGAAACCCTAGCGCAAATCGATGCCTTGGTGCCTATTTCCGACAGCGATCGCGAATCGTTTTACAAACTGCTCAAGCAGCGCCGTCGCCCCTACGAGCCCACACCACTGCGCTACAACCTCACCGAAGAAGAAATAGCGCGCATTGCGGTAAACGAATACCAATTAAACGGGGTGGAGATTCAAGCGCAATTGGTGCGCCAATACCCCAAAGGTGAAGTGTTTGTGCACGCGGTTGGTTATGTGGGCCGCATTAACGAGCGTGAACTTAGCCGATTTACCCAAGAAGAATACGAGCTGTACACCGGCACTCACAGCATAGGTAAAACGGGGCTAGAGCGGCAGTACGAAATGGAATTGTTGGGCCGTGTAGGCTCCGAGAATATCGAAACCAATGCACTGGGCCGCGTGCTTAAAGTGTTGGATCGCACCGACCCAGAGCCGGGCAAAGACTTGCAATTGTTTTTGGATAGCAAAGTGCAACAAACCGCGCTGGAGCAGCTTGGCGATCAGCGCGGTGCAGTGGTGGCCATAGACATAGAAACAGGCGGCATACTGGCGTTAGTAAGCACGCCTAGCTACGACCCCAATTTATTTGTTACCGGTATTAGCTATAAAGATTACAACGCGCTGAATCAGTCGAAAGATTTACCCCTGTTCAACCGCGCAATTCAAGGCCAGTACCCGCCTGGTTCCACGGTAAAGCCCATGCTGGGCCTGGGAGGTTTAGAAAGTAAAATCGTAAACTTCCGCACAACTATCTTCGACCCCGGTTTTTATCAGTTAGAAAACGACGAGCGTTTTTATCGCGAGTGGAAAAAGGGCGGCCACGGCTCGCGCGTGGACCTACGCGAGGCGATTGTTGAATCCTGTGATATTTATTTCTACGACCTATCGTTTCGTATGGGCGTAGATAAAATGCACGCCTTTGGTTTGAATTTTGGCTTGGGCAGTCGCACAGGCTTAGATATTCCCAGTGAGCGGCCGGGTAACTGGCCTTCGCGCGCTTGGAAGAAGGGGTATCGCGGTGTTTCTTGGTACCCTGGCGACAGTTTGAACATGAGTATTGGCCAAGGCGATGTATTGGCAACACCGCTGCAGCTTGCTGTTATGACTGCAACGCTGGCAACGCGAGGCACATTAATTAAGCCGCGTTTAGTGAAGCAAATTGGCGATACGCCTACCGAAAAAGAAATACTCGGTGTATTAGAAGCAGATTCTGCCAACTGGGATTATGTACTCGAAGCAATGGAGGGGGTGGTGCATGATCGCAATCACGGCACCGCGCGCGCTATTAGCCGCAACCTCAGTTATCGCATAGCCGGTAAAACCGGTACCGCGCAAAAAGTAGGTATTGCGCAAGATGCCGAATACGAGAGCGATAAGATCTCGGCGCGCAATCGCGATCACGCATTATTTGTCGGTTTCGCGCCAGCAGATAACCCCAAAATTGCGGTTGCAGCAATTGTAGAAAACGGCGAATCGTCGGGTATTCCCGCCGCCATCGTTAAGGAGGTGATGAATGCGTATTTACTTCCAATGGAGGGCGAATAA
- the nadD gene encoding nicotinate-nucleotide adenylyltransferase, with protein MGKAHATPQLLFGGTFNPVHNGHLVSAMAAREALGVDSVTLLPCYVPPHKTAPTIAAEHRLAMLQHVVQENNHLCIDTCELDAGESIFTVDTLAAKRELWGASASIIWLIGWDSLHNLSRWHRWQSLLTFANLAVVERPFAQSDDINSLPPAVRNWLQQHRVSAKQLTQQANGGVALLHTPRIELSSSDVRQRLGAQKSIQYMVPACVETYIRAHKLYTH; from the coding sequence TTGGGTAAAGCACACGCTACACCGCAATTACTTTTTGGCGGTACATTTAACCCCGTGCACAATGGCCACCTTGTGTCTGCAATGGCGGCCCGCGAGGCCCTAGGGGTGGATAGCGTAACTTTGTTACCCTGTTATGTACCGCCTCATAAAACAGCCCCTACAATAGCTGCTGAGCACCGCTTGGCGATGTTGCAGCACGTTGTTCAAGAAAATAATCACCTGTGTATAGATACCTGCGAACTCGATGCGGGTGAGTCTATATTTACGGTTGATACCCTTGCCGCCAAACGCGAACTTTGGGGCGCAAGCGCGAGTATTATTTGGTTAATAGGGTGGGACTCCCTGCATAATCTTTCGCGCTGGCACCGTTGGCAGTCACTGCTAACATTTGCCAACCTTGCCGTTGTTGAGCGACCATTCGCGCAGAGCGACGATATTAATAGCTTGCCGCCAGCGGTTAGAAACTGGTTGCAGCAGCACCGAGTTAGCGCCAAGCAGCTTACCCAGCAGGCCAATGGTGGCGTTGCTTTGTTGCACACACCGCGAATTGAGCTTAGCTCTAGCGATGTTCGTCAGCGCCTTGGTGCTCAAAAGTCCATTCAATATATGGTACCCGCGTGCGTAGAAACTTACATTCGCGCGCATAAGCTCTACACTCATTAA
- the rlmH gene encoding 23S rRNA (pseudouridine(1915)-N(3))-methyltransferase RlmH, which produces MKISLIAVGTRMPAWVQDGYQEYAKRLPKELTPELVELPLAVRSKSTNTQNAIASEGDNMLKHIGSNTRTIALDVLGKSFSTEVLSQKLADWQMDGRNVNILIGGPDGLDSRCLAQADEKWSLSALTLPHPLVRVLLIEQLYRAWTILQNHPYHK; this is translated from the coding sequence ATGAAAATAAGTTTAATAGCCGTGGGTACTCGTATGCCCGCTTGGGTGCAGGATGGCTACCAAGAATACGCTAAGCGCTTACCTAAAGAGTTGACGCCAGAGCTGGTTGAGCTGCCTCTGGCGGTGCGATCCAAAAGCACCAACACTCAAAATGCTATCGCCAGCGAGGGCGACAATATGCTCAAGCACATTGGCTCTAACACGCGCACCATCGCGTTAGATGTGCTGGGTAAATCGTTTAGTACCGAAGTGTTATCGCAAAAATTAGCCGATTGGCAAATGGATGGCCGCAACGTAAATATTTTAATTGGCGGCCCAGATGGTTTAGATTCACGCTGTTTGGCGCAAGCTGACGAAAAGTGGTCGCTATCTGCTTTAACCTTACCCCACCCATTGGTGCGGGTACTGTTAATAGAGCAGTTGTATCGCGCTTGGACCATTTTGCAAAATCACCCTTATCACAAATAA